In Prochlorococcus marinus XMU1411, one genomic interval encodes:
- a CDS encoding Gfo/Idh/MocA family oxidoreductase, translated as MKQILIRNGKPDLFEVPFPAINNNEILVKLHYSALSPGTEIKSIGSTADSLLVKAVKDPKKIITGFKLLKEKGFALTNEIISQKEFDYLPIGYSAAGEIIALGKNVTSFSLGDKVACAGAKYAYHSEYICIPEKLCVLVPNGLSLEKASTVTLGAIALQGVRRANLTLGENVLVLGLGILGQLTSQLLRSNGCNVFGLDLDKKRVNLAKSLGLKEGFLNDKEIENKILKITNGYGVDCVIITASTNSDSVVSTAFRCCRKKARVILVGDVGLKLNRDDIYSKEIDFLVSTSYGPGRYDQRYEEEGLDYPLPYIRWTENRNMQEYLRLINEGNLSVDEFISNKFSLDKFEEAYASLQSEEKKVLAVLEYPNRLKSENLISNSINIKKHNIFKKNNKKINIGIIGCGNFTRSVHLPNLKKLKNLYSIDSIVNKNGFTSLSIAEQFSIKNICNNFEEIINNPNIDAVLISTRHDLHSEIVIESLKAGKHVFVEKPLSISQLQLDKIKLFLNKNSENQILMTGYNRRFSIYFEKLKNIRKKSLNPFIFNYKVNAGFINLDNWVHKDEGGGRNIGEACHFYDIFNFLADSEIECFSAHSINIQPTLNNSFGLYTNTDNFVATFKYKNGSICNLIFTALGNNKFPKESFDFFQDGEVVSMEDFRKMSFYEKRRNNFSTKNNEKGHLEELKAFANGIKMGKYPISLNDQIKACQISLDINDLIT; from the coding sequence ATGAAGCAAATATTAATTAGAAATGGAAAACCAGATCTTTTTGAGGTACCTTTCCCTGCAATAAATAATAATGAAATACTAGTTAAACTTCATTATTCTGCACTCTCTCCAGGAACTGAAATTAAATCAATAGGTTCAACTGCAGATTCACTATTAGTTAAAGCAGTAAAAGATCCTAAAAAGATTATTACCGGTTTCAAATTGCTTAAAGAAAAAGGTTTTGCTTTAACCAATGAAATCATTTCACAAAAAGAATTTGATTATCTTCCAATTGGTTATTCAGCAGCAGGAGAAATAATTGCTCTAGGAAAAAATGTTACTTCTTTTTCTTTGGGTGATAAAGTTGCTTGTGCAGGCGCAAAATATGCTTATCATTCTGAATATATTTGTATACCTGAAAAATTATGCGTGCTTGTTCCAAATGGACTTTCCTTAGAAAAAGCTTCAACTGTTACTTTGGGAGCTATAGCTCTTCAAGGTGTCAGAAGGGCAAATCTAACATTGGGTGAAAATGTACTTGTTTTAGGATTGGGAATACTTGGACAGCTTACAAGTCAATTATTGAGATCAAATGGCTGTAATGTTTTTGGTTTAGATTTAGATAAAAAAAGAGTTAATTTAGCAAAATCGTTAGGTTTAAAAGAAGGATTCTTAAATGATAAAGAAATAGAAAATAAGATACTAAAAATTACTAATGGATATGGAGTAGATTGTGTAATAATAACTGCTTCAACAAATTCAGATTCTGTAGTTTCAACCGCTTTTAGATGCTGTAGAAAAAAAGCTAGAGTTATATTAGTTGGAGATGTGGGCCTTAAATTAAATAGAGATGATATTTATTCTAAAGAAATTGATTTTCTTGTTTCTACATCATATGGTCCAGGTAGATATGATCAAAGATATGAAGAAGAAGGATTAGATTACCCTTTACCCTATATTAGATGGACAGAAAATAGGAATATGCAGGAGTATCTCAGATTAATCAATGAAGGAAATTTATCTGTTGATGAATTCATATCTAATAAATTTTCTCTAGATAAATTTGAAGAGGCATACGCATCATTGCAATCGGAAGAAAAGAAAGTTTTAGCTGTTCTCGAATATCCCAATAGATTAAAATCAGAAAATTTAATTTCTAATTCTATAAATATTAAAAAACATAATATTTTTAAAAAAAATAATAAGAAGATTAATATCGGAATTATTGGTTGTGGAAATTTTACAAGAAGTGTACATTTGCCAAATTTGAAAAAACTTAAGAACCTATATTCTATAGATTCCATAGTCAACAAAAATGGATTTACTTCACTTTCAATAGCTGAACAATTTTCTATTAAAAATATTTGTAATAATTTTGAAGAAATAATTAATAACCCTAATATAGATGCTGTTTTAATCTCAACTAGACATGACTTGCATTCTGAGATTGTTATAGAATCATTAAAAGCTGGCAAACATGTTTTCGTTGAAAAACCTTTATCTATTTCTCAACTTCAACTTGATAAGATAAAATTATTTCTTAATAAAAATAGTGAAAATCAAATATTAATGACAGGTTACAATAGAAGATTTTCTATTTATTTTGAAAAATTAAAAAATATAAGAAAAAAATCTTTAAATCCATTTATTTTTAATTATAAAGTTAATGCAGGATTTATAAATTTAGATAATTGGGTTCACAAAGATGAAGGTGGTGGAAGAAATATTGGTGAAGCATGCCATTTCTATGACATCTTTAATTTTCTTGCTGATTCGGAAATAGAATGTTTCTCTGCTCATTCTATTAATATTCAACCAACATTAAATAATTCATTTGGTCTATATACAAATACTGACAATTTTGTTGCAACATTCAAATATAAAAATGGGTCAATCTGCAATTTAATTTTTACAGCTTTAGGAAATAACAAGTTTCCTAAAGAAAGTTTTGATTTTTTTCAAGATGGTGAAGTCGTTTCAATGGAGGACTTTAGAAAAATGAGTTTCTATGAGAAAAGAAGAAATAATTTTTCAACCAAAAATAATGAAAAAGGACATCTCGAAGAATTAAAAGCTTTCGCAAATGGTATCAAAATGGGCAAATACCCTATATCACTAAATGATCAAATTAAAGCGTGCCAAATTTCCCTGGATATAAACGATTTAATAACTTAA
- a CDS encoding bi-domain-containing oxidoreductase, protein MKQLFQSLSDGKTCIQEVPIPNLSKGNLLIKTHCSLLSSGTERMLIEFGKSNLIGKAKQQPDKVKEVLNKLKTDGILSTIETVKNKLELPIPLGYCNVGEVIRIGEEVSGFKLGDRVISNGSHAEIVSVPKNLCALIPNEVSNDRAVFTVPASIALQGIRLAEPTFGEKFVVIGLGLIGLLTAQVLLAQGCEVIGIDNDFSKCKFAEKLGIKTFHNKEGFDSVDVLLGKSDYIGFDGILIAASTPSSEPINFAAKICRKKGRIILIGSTGIDISRDNFYKKELTFKVSCSYGPGRYDQSYENDGQDYPIGYVRWTEQRNFKAILSSMEKNLIKPEVIISSKFEFKNALEAYDELLNDKASLGIVLEYTKSNNNIVKSTIILNKDKNPSEKNLLTDFIGGGNYAGKTLIPIFKQSGAKLNTLSTISGLNSSHLGKKFGFKKITTNRNLIFDEKEANILAIASQHDSHAEYIIKGLKEKRKIFVEKPLCINRIQFNEIKKTYLDLIENNRNNSTPILMVGYNRRFSKFIKKIKTKIDQLNCPKAFIYKCNAGYIPESHWTQDRNKGGGRLIGEACHFIDLLRFLANDKIKNINFTELVQENSLNDTFTLNITFVNGSIGTVHYFSNGNKSYPKETLEIFAENSIIKLDNFRKIRSWGINLNESNNFRQDKGQKECIRSFLETVRLGKEQPIPINEIFEVQDWILKIMN, encoded by the coding sequence TTGAAACAACTTTTCCAATCATTATCAGACGGTAAAACTTGTATTCAAGAGGTGCCAATTCCTAATCTAAGTAAAGGCAATCTTCTAATAAAAACGCATTGCTCATTATTATCCTCTGGAACTGAGAGAATGCTAATAGAATTCGGAAAATCAAACCTTATCGGCAAAGCAAAACAACAACCGGATAAAGTAAAAGAGGTATTAAATAAACTTAAAACTGACGGTATATTATCAACAATAGAAACTGTTAAAAACAAATTAGAATTACCAATCCCTCTAGGTTATTGCAATGTTGGAGAGGTTATCAGAATAGGGGAAGAAGTATCAGGATTTAAATTAGGAGATCGAGTTATCTCCAATGGTTCTCATGCCGAAATAGTTTCTGTTCCCAAAAATTTATGTGCACTTATACCAAATGAAGTAAGTAATGATAGAGCTGTTTTTACCGTACCTGCATCTATAGCTTTACAAGGCATAAGGCTTGCAGAGCCAACTTTTGGAGAAAAATTTGTGGTTATTGGTCTTGGATTAATTGGCCTTTTAACAGCGCAGGTTTTACTAGCTCAAGGATGTGAAGTTATTGGAATTGATAACGATTTTTCCAAATGCAAGTTTGCAGAAAAATTAGGTATAAAAACTTTTCACAATAAAGAAGGTTTTGATTCAGTTGATGTTTTACTAGGCAAATCTGACTATATTGGATTTGATGGGATATTAATTGCAGCCTCAACTCCTTCAAGTGAACCAATTAATTTTGCAGCAAAGATTTGTAGAAAAAAAGGTAGAATTATTTTAATTGGAAGCACAGGAATTGATATTTCTAGAGATAATTTTTATAAAAAAGAATTAACCTTTAAAGTAAGTTGCTCTTATGGACCTGGGAGATATGATCAGAGTTACGAAAATGACGGTCAGGATTATCCTATAGGATATGTTAGATGGACAGAACAAAGAAATTTTAAGGCAATTCTCTCTTCTATGGAGAAAAATTTAATTAAGCCAGAAGTTATAATTTCAAGTAAATTTGAATTCAAAAATGCTTTGGAAGCCTATGATGAATTACTAAACGATAAAGCAAGTTTAGGAATCGTTCTTGAATATACCAAAAGCAATAATAATATTGTTAAATCTACTATTATCCTAAATAAAGATAAAAACCCCTCAGAGAAAAATCTTTTAACAGACTTTATAGGTGGTGGTAATTATGCTGGCAAAACACTTATTCCTATTTTCAAACAATCAGGAGCAAAACTTAATACATTATCAACAATTTCAGGCTTGAATTCGTCACATCTTGGTAAAAAATTTGGTTTTAAAAAAATAACTACAAATAGAAATTTAATCTTTGATGAAAAAGAAGCGAATATATTAGCAATTGCATCACAACATGATTCTCATGCAGAATACATCATAAAAGGATTAAAAGAAAAAAGAAAAATTTTTGTCGAAAAACCTTTATGCATAAATAGAATACAATTCAACGAAATAAAGAAAACTTATCTAGATCTTATTGAAAATAATAGGAATAATTCAACTCCAATTTTGATGGTTGGTTATAATAGAAGATTTTCAAAATTTATAAAAAAAATAAAAACCAAAATTGACCAACTTAACTGTCCAAAAGCATTTATATACAAGTGCAATGCAGGCTATATACCTGAAAGTCACTGGACACAAGATAGAAATAAAGGAGGAGGCAGACTTATTGGAGAAGCATGCCATTTTATTGACTTATTGAGATTCCTCGCCAACGATAAAATAAAAAATATAAATTTTACTGAGTTAGTACAAGAAAACTCCTTAAATGATACATTTACACTTAACATAACTTTTGTTAATGGATCTATAGGCACAGTGCATTATTTTTCTAATGGGAACAAATCTTATCCCAAAGAGACTTTGGAGATATTCGCTGAAAATTCTATTATAAAATTAGATAACTTCAGAAAAATCAGATCATGGGGCATTAATCTAAATGAATCTAATAATTTCAGGCAAGATAAAGGTCAAAAAGAATGTATTAGATCCTTTTTAGAAACTGTAAGATTAGGCAAGGAACAACCAATACCAATTAATGAAATTTTTGAAGTTCAAGATTGGATTTTAAAAATAATGAATTAA
- a CDS encoding glycosyltransferase, with protein MYKKKIICFIKYYLPGYKSGGPVRTIANLINKIGNDYFFHIVTSDRDVYDLNSFQNIKVDDWNEAYNSRIFYISNFLYFLYKFPRFFRRESYDYIYLNSFFSFQFSIIVIIMLYLKIIPRTKIIIAPRGEFSLSALSIKKFRKIIYLNIFKFLNLDQDVIWQASSVYELNDIQNIFKSRILNIKIAPDIPEINLDRNVNNLSLSMNPLKIIFLSRISSIKNLDFAIKVLKELKINVHFEIVGPICDKDFWDYCLKLLKELPFNISYSYLGSIDHKEVGEIISQNHLFFLPTKSENYGHTIFESLSVGTPVLISNQTPWRDLSKHNAGWDISLLNKLDFVDSINNIAKLSPKEYEKKRLDSVKFVKNKINIEKILKSNKELFC; from the coding sequence ATGTATAAAAAAAAAATAATTTGCTTCATAAAATATTATTTACCGGGTTATAAATCCGGTGGTCCTGTAAGAACAATAGCTAATTTAATTAACAAAATAGGTAATGATTATTTCTTTCACATAGTAACTTCTGATAGAGATGTTTATGATTTAAATTCTTTCCAAAATATTAAAGTAGATGATTGGAATGAAGCTTATAATAGTAGGATATTTTATATATCAAATTTTTTATATTTTCTATATAAATTCCCAAGATTTTTTAGGCGTGAATCATACGACTATATTTATTTAAATAGTTTTTTTTCATTTCAATTTTCAATAATAGTTATAATAATGTTGTACCTAAAAATAATTCCACGAACTAAAATAATTATCGCCCCTAGAGGTGAATTTTCGTTAAGCGCATTAAGTATCAAGAAATTTCGTAAAATTATTTATTTAAATATATTTAAGTTTTTAAATCTAGATCAAGATGTTATTTGGCAGGCATCAAGTGTTTATGAATTAAATGATATACAAAATATTTTCAAAAGTAGAATATTAAATATTAAAATTGCTCCTGATATACCAGAAATTAATCTTGATCGAAATGTTAATAATTTAAGTTTGTCAATGAATCCACTAAAAATAATTTTTTTGTCAAGAATTTCTTCTATAAAGAACTTAGATTTTGCGATTAAGGTTTTAAAAGAGTTAAAAATAAATGTTCACTTTGAAATAGTGGGACCTATATGCGATAAGGATTTTTGGGATTATTGCCTTAAGTTGTTGAAAGAACTACCTTTTAATATTTCATATAGTTATTTAGGCTCTATAGACCATAAAGAAGTTGGAGAAATAATTAGTCAAAACCATCTTTTTTTTCTGCCAACAAAAAGTGAGAACTATGGTCATACAATATTCGAGTCCTTATCAGTGGGGACCCCTGTATTAATCTCTAATCAAACTCCTTGGAGGGATTTATCTAAACATAATGCAGGTTGGGATATTTCCTTGTTAAATAAGTTAGATTTCGTTGATTCTATAAATAATATCGCGAAGCTTTCACCAAAAGAGTACGAAAAGAAAAGATTAGACTCTGTAAAGTTTGTAAAAAATAAAATAAATATTGAAAAAATTTTGAAAAGTAATAAAGAATTATTTTGTTAG
- the wecC gene encoding UDP-N-acetyl-D-mannosamine dehydrogenase: MKKEFKDLKICILGLGYIGLPTAAILTRAGFNVLGVDTNDSVVNIIKKGEIHIKENGLKDLISRAVSKKLLKVSTKPAQSDIFIICVPTPLQINNNKLPKPDISYVLNAIDSITPFIKKGDLIILESTCPVGTSNIIAKKLQENSNIDFSELNVAYCPERVLPGNILFELTNNDRVIGGINSRSSKLAEAFYRSFCKGKLFITSTKTAEMVKLTENSYRDLNIAFANQLSIICDEIGIDANELISLSNHHPRVNILQPGCGVGGHCIAIDPWFITSSFPDNSSLIRTAREVNLHKETWVLNKIMDYVEKIRGKLKKEIKIGCYGISFKPNVDDTRESPALKIVLELLSNNFDVVVCDPNIKNIDLFDLVSLDEIYHSVDIHILLVSHSEFYQLDFLNKNVLDFCGLVN, from the coding sequence ATGAAAAAAGAATTTAAAGATCTTAAAATATGTATACTTGGTCTGGGATATATTGGTTTACCTACTGCTGCAATATTGACTAGAGCTGGTTTTAATGTATTAGGTGTTGATACAAATGATTCCGTAGTTAACATAATCAAAAAAGGTGAAATTCATATTAAAGAAAATGGTCTTAAAGATTTAATTTCAAGAGCAGTATCAAAAAAATTATTAAAAGTTTCAACCAAACCAGCTCAATCAGATATTTTCATTATTTGTGTTCCAACCCCTTTGCAAATAAATAATAATAAACTGCCTAAGCCAGATATCTCATATGTTTTGAATGCTATAGATTCAATAACTCCTTTTATAAAAAAGGGAGATCTCATAATACTAGAATCAACTTGCCCAGTTGGAACTTCAAATATAATTGCAAAAAAGCTCCAAGAAAATTCTAATATTGACTTTTCAGAATTAAATGTTGCTTATTGTCCTGAAAGAGTATTGCCTGGAAATATTTTGTTTGAATTGACAAATAATGACAGAGTAATTGGAGGCATTAATTCAAGATCATCAAAATTAGCAGAGGCTTTCTATCGATCTTTTTGTAAAGGTAAATTATTTATCACTTCTACTAAAACTGCAGAGATGGTCAAACTCACTGAAAATTCCTATAGAGATTTAAATATTGCATTTGCTAATCAACTTTCCATTATTTGCGATGAAATTGGTATAGATGCAAATGAGTTGATAAGTTTATCAAATCATCATCCAAGAGTAAATATATTACAACCAGGTTGTGGAGTTGGAGGTCATTGCATTGCAATTGATCCATGGTTTATAACTTCTAGTTTCCCTGATAATTCCTCTTTAATAAGAACTGCAAGGGAGGTTAATCTGCATAAGGAAACTTGGGTATTGAATAAAATTATGGATTATGTTGAAAAAATAAGAGGCAAGTTAAAAAAAGAAATTAAAATAGGATGCTATGGGATCTCATTTAAACCTAATGTAGACGATACTAGAGAATCCCCTGCTTTGAAAATAGTATTAGAATTATTATCCAATAATTTTGATGTGGTTGTATGCGACCCTAATATCAAAAATATTGATCTATTTGATTTGGTATCTTTGGATGAAATATATCATTCGGTTGATATTCATATCTTACTTGTTTCCCATTCTGAATTTTATCAATTAGATTTCCTAAATAAAAATGTATTAGATTTTTGCGGATTAGTAAATTGA
- a CDS encoding heparinase II/III family protein: MNIPFKLTKIKFLISKNKYRLRFISRIFYIIHKFLCKIYFSYIPSYEKQISTNRLNDIKPFPKKVLNKFYKQKTDEIIFRNYLNHEFDLLGSGWCDCNKYIKQKKISKFKLFTKKKQENFNSHNINNLNYANKSKCSEVAKYISKSYKNIDWHIDIKSGFRWSEKQWYTGIKYGNKIGSDIKYPWELARLQHLPQLTIYLNTLDKRSNKAKNIEKEIYNQILDFIAFNPPLYGVNWSCTMEVAIRAVNILMAISLMSNKEMFIWRKHNNIIINSLYDHAKYILNNLEWSKNRGNHYLTNICGILCLSSLLPETFQTNRWLSFAIAELNREIHHQFNSDGSNFEGSTAYHNLSLEMILFSVIISLNNKESRLIKISKLRPVSYNFLPFYAKTPLKNKLYKNVIFQDKKIYSLYPNSTLQLLVKACTFLEDCSDQQGMHPQVGDNDSGRFLNLRPNWKKIKNKDAKVKFKSPKNFKNSNYLFQQPLLIKNVIELAKSVGIVNSKKIKNSFYYEFGKYIAENKTFDILKPKNFYFINPYGEERNLDLLKKEIIKNNKNNFLKKEIKLPQNISDFKISYRYYPDFGIHLWKNSFIFISIRSIQKKNPFIKSHFHEDQLSITLKLNDKHIFKDFGSYIYTPFPKLRNSYRSRKIHFPTSYEPDTDKALFENLEITSVNCSYSGIKGFSGIYISEYSIDKLVMYFTNKKVLILMGSESKSNKEKFLSKDDARHKLYYSPSYGMLEN, translated from the coding sequence ATGAATATACCTTTCAAGTTAACGAAAATAAAATTTTTAATTTCAAAAAATAAATACAGATTAAGATTTATATCTAGAATTTTTTATATTATTCACAAATTTTTATGTAAAATTTATTTTTCTTATATTCCATCTTATGAAAAACAAATTAGTACAAATAGATTAAATGATATAAAGCCATTTCCTAAAAAAGTTCTAAATAAATTTTACAAGCAAAAAACTGATGAAATAATTTTTAGAAATTATCTAAATCATGAATTTGATTTATTAGGGAGTGGCTGGTGTGATTGTAATAAATATATCAAACAAAAAAAAATTAGTAAATTTAAATTATTTACGAAAAAAAAACAAGAAAATTTTAATAGTCATAACATTAATAATTTAAATTATGCAAATAAATCTAAATGTTCTGAAGTAGCAAAATATATTTCTAAATCTTATAAAAATATAGATTGGCATATTGATATTAAATCAGGTTTTAGATGGTCTGAGAAACAATGGTATACAGGCATTAAATATGGAAATAAAATAGGATCTGATATTAAATATCCATGGGAGCTTGCCAGATTACAACATTTACCTCAATTAACTATTTATTTAAATACTTTAGATAAACGAAGTAATAAAGCCAAAAATATTGAGAAAGAAATATATAATCAGATTTTGGATTTTATAGCCTTTAATCCTCCTCTATATGGAGTTAATTGGAGTTGTACGATGGAGGTTGCAATTAGAGCAGTTAATATTTTGATGGCAATATCTTTAATGTCAAATAAAGAAATGTTTATTTGGAGAAAACACAACAATATAATAATTAATAGTTTATATGACCATGCAAAATATATATTAAATAACCTTGAGTGGTCTAAAAATAGAGGTAACCACTATTTAACTAATATCTGTGGGATATTATGCTTATCATCTTTATTACCAGAAACTTTTCAAACTAATCGATGGTTATCTTTTGCAATCGCTGAACTTAATAGAGAGATTCATCATCAATTTAATTCTGATGGAAGTAATTTTGAAGGGTCTACAGCCTATCATAATTTAAGTTTGGAAATGATTTTGTTTTCTGTAATTATTTCATTAAATAATAAGGAATCAAGGTTAATAAAAATATCTAAATTAAGACCTGTAAGCTACAATTTTCTACCATTTTACGCAAAGACCCCTTTAAAAAATAAATTATATAAAAATGTTATTTTTCAAGATAAAAAAATATATTCTCTTTATCCGAATTCTACTTTACAGTTACTCGTAAAAGCCTGTACTTTTCTAGAAGATTGTTCAGATCAACAGGGTATGCATCCTCAAGTTGGGGATAATGATTCTGGAAGATTTTTAAATTTAAGACCAAATTGGAAAAAAATAAAAAATAAAGATGCAAAAGTTAAATTTAAATCTCCTAAAAATTTTAAAAATTCAAATTATTTATTCCAACAACCATTATTAATTAAAAATGTTATAGAATTGGCAAAATCTGTTGGAATTGTAAATTCAAAAAAAATAAAAAATTCATTTTACTATGAATTTGGAAAATATATAGCAGAAAATAAAACTTTTGATATCCTAAAACCTAAAAATTTTTATTTCATAAATCCTTATGGTGAAGAAAGAAATTTAGATTTGCTTAAAAAAGAAATAATTAAGAATAATAAGAATAATTTTTTAAAAAAAGAAATAAAGCTTCCCCAAAATATTTCTGATTTTAAAATATCATATAGATATTATCCTGATTTTGGTATTCATTTATGGAAAAATAGTTTTATTTTTATCTCTATAAGATCTATTCAGAAGAAAAACCCTTTTATAAAATCTCATTTTCATGAAGATCAATTATCTATTACTTTAAAATTAAATGATAAGCATATTTTTAAGGATTTTGGATCTTATATTTATACCCCATTTCCTAAATTGAGAAATTCATATAGATCGAGAAAAATTCACTTTCCAACAAGTTACGAACCTGATACAGATAAGGCACTTTTTGAAAACTTGGAAATTACATCTGTAAATTGTTCATATTCTGGTATAAAAGGATTTTCAGGTATTTACATATCAGAATATTCTATTGATAAATTAGTTATGTATTTTACCAATAAAAAAGTTCTTATTCTTATGGGGAGTGAATCAAAATCTAATAAAGAAAAGTTTCTTTCTAAAGATGATGCTCGTCATAAATTATATTATTCTCCTAGTTATGGAATGCTTGAAAATTAA
- a CDS encoding glycosyltransferase has translation MSVYSPIENDGRVKRSIESLREIYSIYLFSPSNKFKEKYTENDVVYISSRITWNKLPTSISLIIFYFELFFYSILIKPKIIYGHDRYLCLITFVISRLFNSKTIYDAHELLLPEKKYKLNIFNLLLYFTEKFCLSKFDILISANKERAAVMKRHFKLKNLPLSIRNISQSTIGTISPKEIKEKYIDFEIKPDQKYLVYSGYFAEERGLNFFIDLLKILPLSISLVLIGSGPAKKNIELLKKSNSIFYGRIHIINKIPNSHLQDVLSFFDLGLIYYSNININNILCSPNKVYEYAHAGIPVIGTGQKTLSRLIDGFEIGKTIKQKQIKSYLYEFSKNILEVLADYDYYKFNLKEFIKENRFYYEKKKLLRTVLQNFES, from the coding sequence ATGTCTGTTTACTCACCCATTGAAAATGATGGAAGAGTTAAAAGGTCAATCGAGTCTCTTAGAGAAATATATAGTATTTATTTATTCTCACCCTCTAATAAATTTAAGGAAAAATATACAGAAAATGATGTAGTTTATATATCTTCCCGTATAACTTGGAATAAACTTCCTACTTCTATATCTTTAATAATTTTTTATTTTGAATTGTTTTTTTATTCGATTCTAATTAAACCAAAAATAATATATGGTCATGATAGATATCTTTGTTTGATTACCTTTGTTATATCTAGATTATTTAATTCAAAGACTATATATGATGCACATGAATTACTATTACCTGAGAAGAAATACAAGTTAAATATTTTTAATTTACTTTTATACTTTACTGAAAAATTTTGTTTATCAAAATTTGATATTTTAATATCGGCTAATAAAGAAAGAGCTGCAGTTATGAAAAGACACTTTAAATTAAAAAACTTGCCACTATCAATAAGAAATATATCACAATCTACCATTGGAACTATTTCACCAAAAGAAATAAAAGAAAAATATATTGACTTTGAAATTAAACCGGATCAAAAATATCTTGTTTATTCTGGATATTTTGCTGAAGAAAGGGGACTTAATTTTTTTATCGATTTATTAAAAATTTTACCTTTGAGTATATCTCTTGTTTTAATTGGATCTGGACCTGCAAAAAAAAATATCGAATTATTAAAAAAATCTAACTCAATTTTTTACGGAAGGATTCATATAATAAATAAAATTCCAAATTCACATCTTCAAGATGTTTTGTCTTTTTTCGATTTAGGCCTTATATATTATTCAAATATTAATATAAATAATATTCTTTGTTCACCAAATAAAGTTTATGAATATGCTCATGCTGGAATACCAGTTATTGGAACTGGTCAAAAAACACTAAGTAGATTAATTGATGGATTTGAAATTGGTAAAACCATTAAACAAAAACAAATTAAAAGTTATTTATATGAATTTTCTAAAAATATTTTAGAAGTTTTAGCTGATTACGATTATTATAAATTTAATTTAAAAGAATTTATCAAGGAAAATAGATTTTATTATGAGAAAAAGAAATTACTAAGAACAGTTTTGCAAAACTTTGAAAGTTGA
- a CDS encoding class I SAM-dependent methyltransferase — MQVNRKSETRRFFDKKAGIWANNYLDKENPISKRSRNFYKYIKLFSKEKLKILDVGCGTGDISAYLHDKGNFLTSLDVSNMMIAKSSSRFFEKSINWVVIDESGHLPLDNTKFDVVIISSVLEYHMNPELLISESYRVLKKPGFLIFTVPDMRHPIRINEEKLRFLSRFPFWQFIKFTRYHDFFKTIKISKNRMPINEWVLLSESLGFSCEFDKKINSPLKYIRCYK, encoded by the coding sequence ATGCAAGTTAATAGAAAATCTGAAACAAGAAGATTTTTTGACAAGAAAGCAGGTATTTGGGCCAATAATTATCTTGATAAAGAAAATCCTATTTCGAAAAGATCGAGAAATTTTTATAAATATATAAAATTATTTTCAAAGGAAAAATTAAAAATTCTTGATGTTGGTTGCGGGACCGGCGATATTTCAGCTTATTTGCATGACAAAGGAAATTTTCTAACATCATTAGATGTTTCTAATATGATGATTGCTAAATCATCAAGTAGATTTTTTGAAAAATCTATTAATTGGGTTGTTATAGATGAATCAGGACATCTTCCCTTGGATAATACAAAATTTGATGTCGTTATTATTTCTAGTGTCCTTGAATATCATATGAATCCTGAGTTGTTAATTTCTGAATCTTATAGAGTTCTAAAAAAACCTGGGTTTTTAATATTTACCGTGCCTGATATGAGACATCCAATCAGAATTAATGAAGAAAAACTTAGATTTCTATCTAGATTTCCCTTCTGGCAATTTATAAAGTTCACAAGGTATCATGATTTTTTTAAAACAATTAAAATTTCAAAAAATAGAATGCCTATAAACGAATGGGTATTATTATCGGAATCTTTAGGTTTTAGTTGCGAATTTGATAAAAAGATTAATAGCCCTTTAAAATATATTAGATGTTATAAATAA